One Fusobacterium nucleatum genomic window carries:
- a CDS encoding ISL3 family transposase, with protein sequence MISLSLSNFIKNILNIQDDNISFPEEDYCHIIQKANYVIKVFKGFLKSNYCSCPHCNSKNIVKNGSRERNIKFIPFQNYNVELNLSVQRYICKDCKKTFSPSTSIPKDNSNISNNLKYTIAQELQENISLTFIAKKYNLSISSVQRIMDECYSDFKVNKDHLPETIYIDEFKSVKNIDGAMSFIFADYQTKNIIDIVEDRRLNSLTEYFSRFSLEARNNVKYICMDMYSPYISLVKSIFPESEIVLDKFHIVNLVSRAFNQTRISIMNSLKDDSLKRKLKLFWKLLQKYYPDLCQEPYYCLSFKYKLSTKEKVDYLLEKSPELDVNFNIYQDILQSIRHNNFKRFENIVKKNLAKKEKVSKQMLVALKSLKKYMKHIENMFKSNITNGLIEGLNNKIKSIKRTAFGYSNFSNFKKRILIQAGIISISS encoded by the coding sequence GTGATTTCATTGTCTCTATCTAATTTTATCAAAAATATCTTAAATATTCAAGATGATAATATTTCTTTTCCAGAAGAAGATTATTGTCATATCATTCAAAAAGCTAATTATGTAATTAAAGTTTTTAAAGGATTTCTTAAATCTAATTATTGTTCTTGCCCTCATTGTAACTCTAAAAATATTGTTAAAAATGGTTCTAGGGAACGTAATATTAAATTTATTCCTTTTCAAAATTACAATGTTGAACTTAATCTTAGTGTACAGAGATACATCTGCAAAGATTGTAAAAAAACTTTTTCTCCTTCTACTAGTATTCCTAAAGATAATTCTAATATTTCTAATAACCTTAAATACACTATTGCGCAAGAACTTCAAGAAAATATTTCTCTTACTTTTATTGCTAAGAAGTACAATCTTTCTATTTCTTCAGTTCAAAGAATTATGGATGAATGTTACTCTGATTTTAAGGTTAATAAAGACCATTTACCTGAAACTATATACATTGATGAGTTTAAGTCAGTTAAAAATATTGATGGTGCTATGTCTTTTATCTTTGCTGATTATCAAACTAAAAATATTATTGATATTGTTGAAGATAGAAGATTAAATTCCTTGACAGAATATTTTTCAAGATTTTCACTTGAAGCTAGGAATAATGTAAAATATATCTGTATGGATATGTATTCTCCATATATTAGTTTAGTAAAATCTATTTTTCCTGAGTCTGAGATAGTATTAGATAAGTTTCATATCGTTAATCTAGTTAGTAGAGCTTTTAACCAAACTAGAATATCCATTATGAATTCTCTTAAAGATGATTCATTAAAAAGAAAATTAAAACTATTTTGGAAATTACTCCAAAAATATTATCCTGACCTTTGTCAAGAACCATATTATTGTCTAAGCTTTAAATACAAACTTAGCACTAAGGAAAAAGTGGACTATCTTCTAGAAAAAAGTCCTGAATTGGATGTTAATTTTAATATATATCAAGATATTCTTCAATCAATAAGACATAATAACTTTAAAAGATTTGAAAATATTGTAAAGAAAAATTTAGCTAAAAAAGAGAAAGTATCTAAACAAATGCTAGTAGCTTTAAAGAGTTTAAAAAAATATATGAAACACATTGAAAATATGTTTAAGTCAAACATTACAAATGGTTTGATAGAAGGTTTAAACAATAAAATTAAGTCAATAAAGAGAACAGCATTTGGATATTCAAATTTTAGTAATTTTAAAAAGCGCATATTAATTCAAGCAGGAATTATATCAATTAGTTCTTAA
- a CDS encoding phosphoribosylformylglycinamidine synthase, which produces MSDLRFFVEKKKGFDLDAKRLEKQFREELGVNVKNLRLINCYDIFNLNDNKEDIEKIKKMILSEPVTDTITTELDLKGKKYFAVEFLPGQFDQRADSALQCIDIVSSEKQNADILTSKIIILNDELSDEELNRIKKFYINPIEMREKNLSVLKKEEILFNSEVITYNDFTSLNDSEIEKMRVDLGLSMSFEDLKFVQEHYKEIGRNPTETEIKVLDTYWSDHCRHTTFETKINKVTFPNSKFGKQMEKEFNEYLKLKEDVSKKRDVSLMDMATIVAKYLKKEGKLDNLEVSEENNACSVYVDVEVEDFEGKKAIEKWLLMFKNETHNHPTEIEPFGGASTCLGGAIRDPLSGRAYVYQAIRVTGSGNPLETVEETLKGKLPQKKITTGAASGYSSYGNQIGIATTLVSEIYHDGYKAKRMEVGAVVAAAPVENVVRKSPVPTDSIIIIGGKTGRDGCGGATGSSKEHNDKSLLLCEAEVQKGNAPEERKIQRLFRNPNATKLIKKCNDFGAGGVSVAIGELADGVEVNLDLVPVKYEGLNGTELAISESQERMAVIVSKEDTEKFLKYVDEENLLGTVVGYVTDKNRLTLNWKGKAIVDISRDFLNTNGVQQNIDIEVRDYKGENVFEKFKTSDSSLEKKWLHNIKKLNVVSQKGLVEMFDSSVGAGTILAPFGGKYQMSPTDVSIMKFPVLDKNTNTASAITWGFNPYISEWSTYHGAIYAVVESLAKLVAAGVDYKTARLSFQEYFEKLGKDSYKWSKPFLALLGAMKAQKDFDVAAIGGKDSMSGTFNDISVPPTLISFAVSPVNINNVISTEFKKAKNKIYLVENKIDEKDFLFNSEELKENFDFVLKNIKDKKIVSAMVIKMGGVAEALSKMSFGNRLGFEINNKDVDLFSLKPASILIETTEELSYKNAIYLGEVSDKFEGKVNGENINLEEVEATWLNKLNPIFPYKLEEKIETYDIKNKISEKKIYKSSITIAKPRVVIAAFPGTNSEYDIYNRFNENGGEAKITLLRNLTQNHLTESVDEMCKDLRNSQIFVLPGGFSAGDEPDGSGKFITAVLQNPKLMDEIKAFLDRDGLILGVCNGFQALVKSGLLPYGEIGNVHENSPTLTFNKIGRHISQIVKTKIVTNNSPWLSSFEIGETFDIPVSHGEGRFYASDEVLKQLFENGQIATQYVDFNLDATNEFRFNPNGSSFAIEGIISPDGKIFGKMGHSERYSKDTFKNIDGNKNQNLILNGIKYFK; this is translated from the coding sequence ATGTCAGATTTAAGATTTTTTGTTGAAAAGAAAAAAGGTTTTGATTTAGATGCAAAAAGATTAGAAAAACAGTTTAGAGAAGAATTGGGGGTAAATGTCAAAAATTTAAGATTAATAAACTGTTATGATATTTTTAATCTTAATGATAACAAAGAAGATATTGAAAAGATTAAAAAGATGATACTATCAGAACCTGTTACTGATACTATCACAACAGAATTAGATTTAAAAGGGAAAAAATATTTTGCTGTTGAGTTTTTACCAGGGCAATTTGACCAAAGAGCTGATTCAGCTTTACAATGTATTGATATAGTGTCAAGTGAAAAGCAAAATGCAGATATATTGACTTCAAAAATTATTATATTAAATGATGAACTTAGTGATGAAGAATTAAATAGAATTAAGAAATTTTATATAAATCCTATTGAAATGAGAGAAAAAAATTTATCTGTATTGAAGAAAGAAGAAATTTTATTTAATTCAGAAGTTATTACTTATAATGATTTTACTTCTTTAAATGATAGTGAAATAGAAAAAATGAGAGTTGATTTGGGACTTTCTATGTCTTTTGAAGATTTGAAATTTGTTCAAGAACACTATAAAGAAATAGGAAGAAATCCTACTGAAACTGAAATCAAAGTTTTAGATACTTATTGGTCTGACCATTGTAGACATACAACATTTGAAACTAAAATAAATAAAGTTACATTCCCAAATTCAAAATTTGGAAAACAAATGGAAAAAGAATTTAATGAATATTTAAAATTAAAAGAAGATGTATCAAAGAAAAGAGATGTTTCTTTAATGGATATGGCGACAATAGTTGCAAAATATTTAAAGAAAGAAGGAAAGTTAGATAACTTAGAAGTTTCAGAAGAAAATAATGCTTGTTCTGTCTATGTAGATGTTGAAGTAGAAGATTTTGAAGGAAAGAAAGCTATTGAAAAATGGTTATTGATGTTTAAAAATGAAACTCATAACCACCCAACTGAAATAGAACCATTTGGTGGAGCTTCAACTTGTTTAGGTGGAGCAATAAGAGATCCATTATCTGGAAGAGCCTATGTTTATCAAGCTATAAGAGTTACAGGTTCTGGAAATCCACTTGAAACTGTTGAGGAAACTTTAAAAGGAAAATTACCTCAAAAGAAAATTACAACAGGAGCAGCTAGTGGTTATTCTTCTTATGGAAACCAAATAGGAATTGCAACTACATTGGTATCTGAAATTTATCATGATGGATATAAAGCAAAAAGAATGGAAGTTGGAGCAGTTGTAGCAGCAGCACCTGTAGAAAATGTAGTTAGAAAATCTCCAGTGCCTACTGATAGCATAATTATTATAGGTGGTAAAACAGGTAGAGATGGCTGTGGAGGAGCAACTGGTTCTTCTAAGGAACACAATGATAAATCACTTCTATTATGTGAAGCAGAAGTTCAAAAAGGTAATGCACCAGAAGAAAGAAAAATACAAAGATTATTTAGAAATCCAAATGCAACAAAACTTATTAAAAAATGTAATGACTTTGGAGCAGGTGGAGTTTCAGTTGCTATTGGAGAATTAGCTGATGGAGTTGAAGTAAATCTTGATTTAGTTCCTGTTAAATATGAAGGACTTAATGGAACAGAACTTGCTATATCTGAATCACAAGAAAGAATGGCAGTTATAGTTTCAAAAGAAGATACAGAAAAATTCTTAAAATATGTAGATGAAGAAAACTTGCTTGGAACAGTTGTGGGTTATGTAACAGATAAAAATAGACTAACATTAAATTGGAAAGGTAAAGCGATAGTTGATATCTCAAGAGATTTTCTAAATACTAATGGAGTTCAACAAAATATAGATATAGAGGTTAGAGATTACAAAGGTGAAAATGTTTTTGAAAAATTTAAGACTTCTGATAGTAGTTTAGAAAAGAAATGGCTACATAATATTAAAAAATTAAATGTTGTTTCTCAAAAAGGCTTAGTAGAAATGTTTGATTCTTCTGTTGGAGCAGGAACAATCTTAGCACCATTTGGTGGAAAATATCAAATGTCTCCAACTGATGTTTCTATAATGAAATTCCCAGTTTTAGATAAAAATACTAATACTGCTTCTGCTATAACTTGGGGCTTTAATCCTTATATATCTGAATGGTCAACATATCATGGAGCTATCTATGCAGTTGTAGAATCATTAGCTAAATTGGTAGCAGCAGGGGTTGATTATAAGACAGCTAGACTTTCATTCCAAGAATACTTTGAAAAACTTGGAAAAGATTCATATAAATGGTCTAAACCATTTTTAGCATTACTTGGAGCTATGAAAGCACAAAAAGATTTTGATGTAGCAGCTATTGGTGGTAAGGACTCAATGAGTGGAACATTTAATGATATATCTGTTCCTCCTACATTGATTTCATTTGCAGTTAGCCCTGTAAATATAAATAATGTTATATCAACTGAATTTAAAAAAGCTAAAAATAAAATATATTTAGTAGAAAATAAAATAGATGAAAAAGATTTCTTATTCAATAGTGAAGAATTAAAAGAAAACTTTGACTTTGTATTAAAAAATATAAAGGATAAGAAAATAGTGTCTGCTATGGTTATAAAAATGGGCGGAGTTGCAGAAGCATTGTCAAAAATGAGCTTTGGTAATAGATTAGGTTTTGAAATTAATAATAAGGATGTAGATTTATTTAGTTTAAAACCAGCTTCTATTCTAATTGAAACAACAGAAGAATTATCATATAAAAATGCTATCTATTTAGGAGAAGTTAGTGATAAATTTGAAGGAAAGGTAAATGGAGAAAATATTAATTTAGAAGAAGTTGAAGCAACTTGGTTAAATAAATTAAATCCTATTTTCCCATATAAGTTAGAAGAAAAAATAGAAACTTATGATATTAAAAATAAAATATCTGAAAAGAAAATCTATAAGTCATCGATAACTATTGCTAAACCAAGAGTTGTTATAGCAGCTTTCCCAGGAACTAACTCAGAATATGATATATATAATAGATTTAATGAAAATGGTGGAGAAGCAAAAATAACTTTACTTAGAAATCTAACACAAAATCATTTAACTGAATCAGTTGATGAAATGTGTAAAGATTTAAGAAATTCTCAAATATTTGTTCTACCAGGTGGATTTAGTGCTGGAGATGAGCCTGATGGTTCAGGTAAATTTATAACAGCAGTTTTACAAAATCCAAAACTTATGGATGAAATAAAGGCTTTCTTAGATAGAGATGGACTTATTTTGGGAGTATGTAATGGATTCCAAGCTTTAGTTAAATCTGGTTTATTACCTTATGGAGAAATTGGAAATGTTCACGAAAATTCTCCTACTCTTACATTTAATAAAATAGGTAGACATATTTCTCAAATAGTAAAAACAAAAATAGTTACAAATAATTCTCCTTGGTTATCATCTTTTGAAATAGGTGAAACATTTGATATACCAGTATCACATGGAGAAGGAAGATTTTATGCTAGTGATGAAGTTTTAAAACAACTATTTGAAAATGGTCAAATAGCAACTCAATATGTAGACTTTAATTTAGATGCTACAAATGAATTTAGATTTAATCCTAATGGTTCTAGTTTTGCTATTGAAGGAATTATATCTCCTGATGGTAAAATTTTTGGAAAAATGGGGCACTCAGAAAGATATTCAAAAGATACATTTAAGAATATAGATGGTAATAAAAATCAAAACTTAATATTAAATGGAATAAAATACTTTAAATAA
- the purE gene encoding 5-(carboxyamino)imidazole ribonucleotide mutase, translating into MKVGIIFGSKSDVDVMKGAAECLKKFGIEYSAHVLSAHRVPELLEETLEKFEKEGYGVIIAGAGLAAHLPGVIASKTVLPVIGVPIKAAVEGLDALFSIVQMPKSIPVATVAINNSYNAGMLAVEILAVGNKELKEKLLEFRKEMKEDFKKNIHVEL; encoded by the coding sequence ATGAAAGTAGGAATTATATTTGGAAGTAAATCAGATGTTGATGTAATGAAAGGAGCAGCAGAGTGTTTAAAAAAGTTTGGAATAGAATATTCTGCACATGTTCTGTCAGCACACAGAGTTCCAGAACTTTTAGAAGAAACTTTAGAAAAATTTGAAAAAGAAGGCTATGGAGTTATTATTGCAGGAGCAGGACTTGCTGCACATTTACCAGGGGTTATTGCTTCAAAAACTGTTTTACCTGTAATTGGAGTACCTATAAAAGCAGCAGTAGAAGGTTTAGATGCACTGTTTTCAATAGTGCAAATGCCTAAATCAATTCCAGTTGCAACTGTAGCAATTAATAATTCATATAATGCAGGAATGCTAGCAGTAGAAATATTAGCAGTTGGAAATAAAGAATTAAAAGAAAAACTTTTAGAATTTAGAAAAGAAATGAAAGAAGATTTCAAAAAAAATATACATGTAGAATTATAA
- a CDS encoding phosphoribosylaminoimidazolesuccinocarboxamide synthase, whose amino-acid sequence MEKGKFIYEGKAKQLYETDDKDLVIVHYKDDATAGNGAKKGTIHNKGIMNNEITTLIFNMLEEHGIKTHFVKKLNDRDQLCQRVKIFPLEVIVRNIIAGSMAKRLGIKEGTKINNTIFEICYKNDEYGDPLINDHHAVAMGLATYDELKEIYDITGKINNLLKEKFDNIGITLVDFKIEFGKNSKGEILLADEITPDTCRLWDKKTGEKLDKDRFRRDLGNIEEAYIEVVKRLTEKK is encoded by the coding sequence ATGGAAAAAGGTAAATTTATTTATGAAGGAAAGGCAAAACAATTATATGAAACTGATGATAAGGATTTAGTTATTGTTCACTATAAAGATGATGCAACAGCAGGAAATGGTGCCAAAAAAGGAACTATCCACAATAAAGGAATAATGAATAATGAAATAACAACTTTAATATTTAATATGTTAGAAGAACATGGAATAAAGACTCACTTTGTAAAAAAATTAAATGATAGAGATCAATTATGTCAAAGAGTAAAAATATTTCCTCTTGAAGTAATAGTTAGAAATATAATAGCTGGTTCTATGGCTAAAAGATTAGGAATAAAAGAGGGAACTAAAATAAATAACACTATATTTGAAATTTGTTATAAAAATGATGAATATGGAGACCCTTTAATAAATGACCACCATGCAGTAGCAATGGGGCTTGCAACTTATGATGAACTAAAAGAAATTTATGATATAACTGGAAAAATAAATAATCTTTTAAAAGAAAAATTTGATAATATTGGAATAACATTAGTAGATTTCAAAATTGAATTTGGTAAAAATTCTAAGGGAGAAATTTTACTTGCTGATGAAATTACTCCAGATACTTGTAGATTATGGGATAAGAAAACAGGAGAAAAATTAGATAAAGATAGATTTAGAAGAGATTTAGGAAATATAGAAGAAGCATATATAGAAGTAGTTAAAAGATTAACTGAAAAGAAGTAA
- the purF gene encoding amidophosphoribosyltransferase, with the protein MGILALHSKKVRRDLVGIAYYGMYALQHRGQEGAGYTICDSITNGEVRIKTVKNVGLVSDVFKIEDFQKYEGNILIAHTRYGSKNTISIRNCQPIGGESAMGYISLVHNGDLLNKEELKQELLNNGSLFQTGIDTEIILKFLSIYGKFGYKEAVLKTIEKLKGCFALGIIINDKLIAVRDPEGLRPLCLGKIVEDDMYVLASESCALDAIGAEFVRDIEAGEMVVIDDNGVESIKYKPSTKKASSFEYIYFGRPDSVIDGISVYDFRHQTGRCLYEQNPIEADIVIGVPDSGVPAGIGYAEASGIPYSAALLKNKYVGRTFIAPVQELRERAVRVKLNPIKELIKGKRVVVIDDSIVRGTTSKKLIDVLFEAGAKEVHFRSASPVVIEESYFGVNIDPNNKLMGSYMSIEEIRKAIGATTLDYLSLKNLKKILNGGDDFYMGCFKEDE; encoded by the coding sequence ATGGGAATATTAGCTTTACACTCAAAAAAAGTAAGAAGGGATTTAGTAGGAATTGCATATTATGGAATGTATGCTTTACAACACAGAGGACAAGAAGGAGCAGGTTATACTATTTGTGATTCTATCACTAATGGAGAAGTAAGAATAAAAACTGTTAAAAATGTTGGACTTGTCTCAGATGTTTTCAAGATTGAAGATTTTCAAAAATATGAAGGAAATATCTTGATAGCACATACAAGATATGGAAGTAAAAATACAATCTCAATAAGAAACTGTCAACCTATTGGTGGGGAATCAGCTATGGGTTATATATCTCTTGTACATAATGGTGATTTACTAAATAAAGAGGAGTTAAAACAAGAATTATTAAATAATGGTTCTTTATTCCAAACAGGAATAGATACAGAAATAATTTTAAAATTTTTAAGTATCTATGGAAAATTTGGTTATAAAGAAGCAGTATTAAAGACTATTGAAAAATTAAAGGGTTGTTTTGCTCTTGGGATAATAATAAATGATAAATTAATAGCTGTTCGTGATCCAGAAGGATTAAGACCATTATGTTTAGGTAAAATAGTTGAAGATGATATGTATGTCCTAGCTTCTGAATCTTGTGCATTAGATGCTATTGGTGCTGAATTTGTAAGAGATATAGAAGCAGGAGAAATGGTAGTTATAGATGATAATGGAGTGGAAAGTATAAAATATAAACCAAGTACAAAAAAAGCTAGTTCCTTTGAATATATTTATTTTGGAAGACCAGATAGTGTTATAGATGGAATAAGCGTTTATGATTTTAGACATCAAACAGGTAGATGTCTATATGAACAAAATCCAATAGAAGCTGACATTGTTATTGGAGTTCCTGATTCAGGTGTTCCAGCAGGAATAGGATATGCAGAAGCAAGTGGAATACCTTATTCAGCAGCACTTTTAAAGAATAAATATGTGGGTAGAACATTTATTGCTCCTGTTCAAGAATTAAGAGAGAGAGCAGTAAGAGTTAAATTAAACCCAATTAAAGAATTAATTAAAGGAAAAAGAGTTGTAGTAATAGATGACTCTATTGTTCGTGGAACAACTTCAAAAAAATTAATAGATGTTTTATTTGAAGCTGGAGCAAAAGAAGTGCACTTTAGATCAGCTTCACCAGTTGTTATTGAAGAATCATATTTTGGAGTAAATATAGATCCTAATAATAAATTAATGGGAAGTTATATGAGTATTGAAGAAATTAGAAAAGCAATAGGAGCAACAACATTGGATTATCTTTCATTAAAAAATTTAAAGAAAATTTTAAATGGTGGAGATGATTTTTATATGGGTTGCTTTAAAGAAGATGAGTAA
- the purM gene encoding phosphoribosylformylglycinamidine cyclo-ligase, translating to MIKSYKDSGVDKEEGYKAVELMKKNVLKTHNKSVLTNLGSFGAMYELGQYKNPVLISGTDGVGTKLEIAMKQKKYDTVGIDCVAMCVNDVLCHGAKPLFFLDYLACGKLDAEIAAQLVSGVTEGCLQSYAALVGGETAEMPGFYKDGDYDIAGFCVGIVEKDNLIDGSKVKEGNKIIAVASSGFHSNGYSLVRKVFTDYNEKVSLKEYGENVTMGDVLLTPTKIYVKPILKVLEKFNVNGMAHITGGGLYENLPRCMGKDLSPVVFRDKVKVPEIFKLIAERSKIKEEELFGTFNMGVGFTLVVEEKDVEPIIELLSSLGETAYEIGHIEKGDHSLCLK from the coding sequence ATGATAAAATCTTATAAAGATTCAGGTGTTGATAAAGAAGAGGGATACAAAGCAGTTGAATTAATGAAGAAAAATGTTTTAAAAACTCATAATAAATCTGTTCTAACAAACTTAGGTAGCTTTGGAGCTATGTATGAATTAGGACAATATAAAAATCCTGTTCTAATTTCTGGAACTGATGGAGTTGGAACAAAATTAGAAATTGCAATGAAACAAAAGAAATATGATACAGTAGGAATAGACTGTGTCGCTATGTGTGTAAATGATGTACTATGTCATGGAGCAAAGCCATTATTTTTCTTAGATTATTTAGCTTGTGGAAAACTTGATGCAGAAATTGCAGCTCAATTAGTTTCAGGAGTTACAGAAGGTTGTTTACAATCTTATGCAGCTTTAGTTGGTGGAGAAACAGCAGAAATGCCAGGTTTCTATAAAGATGGAGATTATGATATAGCAGGTTTCTGTGTTGGAATAGTTGAAAAAGATAATTTAATAGATGGTTCAAAAGTTAAAGAAGGAAATAAAATAATAGCAGTAGCTTCAAGTGGTTTCCATAGTAATGGATATTCATTAGTAAGAAAAGTGTTTACTGACTATAATGAAAAAGTTTCTTTAAAAGAATATGGAGAAAATGTAACTATGGGAGATGTTTTATTGACTCCTACAAAAATTTACGTAAAACCTATATTAAAAGTTTTAGAAAAATTTAATGTAAATGGTATGGCACATATAACAGGTGGAGGCCTATATGAAAACTTACCACGTTGTATGGGAAAAGATTTATCTCCAGTAGTATTTAGAGATAAGGTAAAAGTTCCTGAAATATTTAAATTAATTGCTGAGAGAAGTAAAATAAAAGAAGAAGAATTATTTGGAACTTTCAATATGGGAGTAGGTTTTACCTTAGTAGTAGAAGAAAAAGATGTTGAACCTATTATTGAATTACTAAGTTCATTAGGAGAAACTGCTTATGAAATAGGACATATTGAAAAAGGAGATCATTCTTTATGTTTAAAATAA
- a CDS encoding phosphoribosylglycinamide formyltransferase, with protein MFKIIVLVSGSGTNMLQLIKNDIKIDCIIADRECKAKNIADEYKIDFILLNRDKEISKNLLKIFEEKKPDLIVLAGFLSILDGEILEKYKNKIINIHPSLLPKYGGKGMYGLKVHQAVFENGDKESGCTVHYVTSDVDAGEIIGQDKVDISMAKSPEEIQKIVLEKEWKLLPRVVKELIENNECDINEKRAEQLLRKYGFDFKNIDKNEIIELINKEINDFQEGSSEYIRLLCGYLYCLGDSSDVPLIEKAKYDINFDVGCMIDGEWIDSLENNGVEDEKKHIRTREEIIKAFVSYCKTYFNL; from the coding sequence ATGTTTAAAATAATAGTCTTAGTATCTGGTAGTGGAACTAATATGTTGCAACTAATAAAAAATGATATTAAAATAGATTGTATAATTGCTGATAGAGAATGTAAGGCAAAAAATATTGCAGATGAGTATAAGATTGATTTTATTCTTTTAAATAGAGATAAAGAAATTTCTAAAAATTTACTAAAAATATTTGAAGAGAAAAAACCTGATTTAATTGTATTGGCAGGATTTTTATCTATATTAGATGGAGAAATATTAGAAAAGTATAAAAATAAAATTATAAATATTCATCCCTCATTACTTCCAAAATATGGTGGAAAAGGTATGTATGGTTTAAAAGTTCATCAAGCTGTATTTGAAAATGGAGATAAAGAAAGTGGTTGTACAGTTCATTATGTTACATCAGATGTTGATGCTGGTGAAATTATTGGACAAGATAAAGTTGATATAAGTATGGCAAAATCACCAGAAGAAATACAAAAAATAGTCTTAGAAAAAGAATGGAAATTATTACCAAGGGTTGTAAAAGAATTAATAGAAAACAATGAATGTGATATTAATGAAAAAAGAGCAGAGCAACTTTTAAGAAAATATGGATTTGATTTTAAAAATATCGATAAGAATGAAATAATAGAGCTTATTAATAAAGAAATAAACGATTTTCAAGAAGGAAGTTCAGAATATATAAGACTATTATGTGGATACTTATATTGTCTTGGTGACTCATCAGATGTACCTTTAATAGAGAAAGCTAAATATGACATAAATTTTGATGTTGGTTGTATGATAGATGGAGAATGGATTGATAGCTTAGAGAACAATGGTGTTGAAGATGAAAAGAAGCATATAAGAACAAGAGAAGAAATAATAAAAGCCTTTGTTTCATATTGTAAGACTTATTTTAATTTATAA